The genomic DNA TTATGGAACAAGATTTATATTTTCCATATGTAATCGGTGTATCAGCTGGTGCTTGTCATGCAGCGTCGTATCTTTCCAGACAAAGAAATAGAAATAAAACAGTAAATATTGATTATGCATCACACCCGCAATATTTATCGTATAAAAACTTATGGAGAAAACGCCAATTATTTGATATGGAGTTCATTTTTCATGAGATTCCAGAAAAGCATGTACCGTTTGATTTTGAAACATACTTTAATAGTCCAGAGCGTTTCCTTGTAGGCACAACAGATTGTGAAACAGGACAGTCTGTTTATTTTGAAAAAGAGGGGACAAATGATGATGCACTAAATTTATTACAAGCATCTAGTTCATTACCTTTCATTGCACCTGTAGTAAATTACCGTGGTAAGCAGTTATTAGATGGAGGAATTTCTGATCCGATTCCAGTTCGTAAAGCGCAAGAAGATGGATTTAAAAAATTAGTCGTTATTTTAACGAGAAATCACGGTTACGCGAAGAAAAAATCAAAGTTTGGATGGATTGCAGCGAAAGCGTATAAAAAATATCCGAACCTTGTTAACACGATGCTGAATCGTTATGAAGTGTATAATGAAACGCTTCACTACATTGAAAAAGAAGAGCAAGCGGGTAATTTATTTGTTATTCGCCCAGAAGTGCCGCTTCAAGTAGATCGTATGGAAAAAGATACAGCAAAACTACAAAATTTATACGAGCAAGGCTATGAAGATGCAAAGAGACAGTTTGCAGATTTACAGTCGTTTTTACAAAAATAATGATTAGGCTGCGGAGAAGAATTTCTCTGCAGTCTTTTTATTATTGGTTTCAATACCGAATGTTGGTTATACACGTTTTTAGATTATGGTATAATATGGATAAAAGTATGTGAAGAGGTGATACATATGGAAAATGTATATAAAGGACTTAGACATACTGGATTTATTATGATGTTTATTTTTGGTAGCGTATTTTTACTTCGCTGGTTTATTCATGATGAAATGTTATTAGATCAACTTATTAGTTTTAGTGTGGGCATAGTAATGGTTATTTCATCAGTTTTCATTCAAAAGTATAGTAAAGAATTACAGGTAGAAGAGAAATATTAAAAGGTTATAAGCTCCTTCATATTTTGGAGGGACCGTTATAGTTTGAATGATTGTTATAAAAGAAAAGTAGAGCATCGGATTTCGATGCTCTACTTTTTTAATGTGGTAAGAATATTAATTGATAAGCAAACAAAATTCCAAATACATATACAAGTGGGTGAACAGCACGGAATTTACCTTTTGCCACTTTCATAAGTGGGTATGAAATAAATCCAAGAGCGATACCTGTTGCGATACTTGATGTAAGTGGCATGCTTAAGATTACTAAGAATGCTGGGAATGCTTCATCAAATGCGTCCCAATCGATGTGGCGAACTGATCCCATCATAAGACTACCAACGATAATTAATGATGGTGCAGTAATAGCTGATACACCAGAAACGGCACTTACTAATGGTCCGAAGAATGCTGCTAGTGCGAATAAAACAGCTACTGTAACAGTTGTTAAACCAGTACGACCACCAGCTGCAACACCAGCAGATGATTCAATGTAAGCTGTTGATGGTGTTGTTCCGAACATAGAACCGATTGTTGCTGAGAATGAGTCAGATAGAAGAGCTCGTTCTGCTTTTGGAAGCTTTCCGTCTTTCATAAATCCACCTTGTTGTGCAACGCCAAGTAATGTACCTGTTGTATCAAATAATGTAACAAGGAAGAATGAGAATACAACGCCGTATAATCCGTAGTTAATTACGTCAGATACAGCAGTAATTGGATTTGAAACGATAATTCCTTCTGGTAATCCAGGCATTGATGTAACACCGTTTGAGAATGTTAATTGTCCTGTGAAGAAAGCGATAATACCAGTTAATAGCATACCGATAAATAGTGCGCCATTTACATTTAAAGACATAAGGATAATAGTAATTCCAAGTCCAGCTAATGCTAGTAGAACTGGAGCAGAGTGAAGATCACCAAGTCCAACTAAGTTTGCATCATTTTTTGTAACGATACCTGTTAAACGTAAACCGATAAAGGCGATAAATAGCCCGATACCAGCAGTAATTGCATGTTTTAAGTTTTCAGGAATTGCTTCCATTAATTTTGTACGGAAAGATGTAAATGATAGCAAAATTAAAATCATACCTGCTACGAATACAGCAGAGAATGCAATTGCGAAAGTCATGCCTTCATGCGCTTTTACAACAGAGTAAGAGAAGTAAGCATTTAATCCCATACCTGGTGCAATTGCGATTGGTAAGTTTGTAAAGATCGCCATAAATAATGTTCCGACAACAGCAGCGATAATTGTTGCTGTAAATGCTTGTTCAAATGGAACACCTGCATCCCCAAGGATGACAGGGTTTACGACAATGATATATGCCATTGTTAAGAAGGTAATAATACCTGCCATAATTTCAGTTTTAATAGAAGTTTTATGTTTTGAAAGGTTAAACATATAAACATCCTTTCTGTTTACGAATAATTTTCACAACAGTTATATATAATATTCGTTTTTTAACTATTTTGCAATAGTTTTGTATAAAAAGTTTACAACAATTCATATTTTGTGTCTTAAATTCGAATATTAATCGTAACTTGATGTGTGAATTTCAGTTTTTATTATGCACATTATAAGGAAAAGGAGTTGAAAGAAGCTATGCCACAGCAAAAAAACTTTGTAACAATGCCAGCGCAACATCAAAATAAACAGCCTGGTATTGAATCATTAATGAATCCACTTCCGCAGTTTGAAGATTCAAATTATAAAGGTAGCGAAAAGTTAAAAGGAAAGAATGTATTAATTACAGGGGGAGATAGTGGGATTGGACGAGCTGTTTCCATCGCTTTTGCGAAAGAGGGAGCAAATATTGCGATTGCTTATTTAGATGAGGAAGAAGATGCAAATGAGACGAAACAACGTGTTGAAAAAGAAGGAGTAAAGTGTGTATTGTTGCCGGGTGATTTAAGTGATGAACAGCATTGTAAAGATGTTGTTCAAGAGACCGTCCAGCAGCTAGGTAGTTTACAGGTTTTAGTAAATAATGTCGCGCAGCAATATCCGCAGCAAGGACTAGAGTATATTACAGCAGAACAGCTAGAAAAGACTTTTCGTATTAATATTTTTTCTTATTTTCACGTTACGAAAGCAGTACTTTCTCATTTAAAACAAGGAGATGTCATTATAAATACGGCATCTATCGTTGCATATGAAGGAAATGAAACGTTAATTGATTATTCCGCAACAAAAGGAGCTATTGTTGCTTTTACAAGATCACTTTCTCAATCATTAGTACAAAAAGGAATTCGTGTAAATGGTGTTGCGCCGGGACCGATTTGGACACCGCTTATTCCATCGAGCTTTGATGAGAAGAAAGTCTCTCAGTTTGGGAGCAATGTCCCGATGCAAAGGCCTGGTCAACCATATGAGTTAGCGCCGGCATATGTATATTTAGCGTCTGGTGATTCTTCTTATGTTACGGGACAAATGATACATGTAAATGGGGGCGTTATTGTAAATGGATAGTTTTCATTTATAAGAGCAAAGTAAAGCTAATTACAATTATTATGGTGAGCGCTAGGGGGGATATAGGTGAAAAGGGTATGTTTCGTTTTACTATTATTTTTCTTCCTACCGGTTAGTGCTTTTGCTGATACAGATCATTTAATATTAGTGAATCTTACCACAAACCAGTTGTCTTTTTTTGAGAATGGAAATTACACAAAAACATTTCCAGTAACGACTGGAAGAGATCGTACACCTACGCCTGAAGGTAATTTTTGTATTATAACTAAATTTAAAAATAAAGAATACCATCGAAAAAAAATAGCTGGGGGTGCACCGAATAACCCTCTTGGTACGAGATGGCTTGGGCTAGATAAGAATGAATATGCGATTCACGGGACAAATCGGGAATGGACGATTGGAAGTAGGGAATCAAATGGCTGTATTCGCATGCATGACAGGGATATACAATGGTTATATGACCGAGTACAATTACAAACAAAAGTAATCATTTCTCGTTTTCATACGAGCCCCGAATATGAAGCGAATAAGCTTGGTTATCGCGTTGTGAGCTGGAATGGACGAAAAATAGAAGAAGAACAAATTGGAGTACTTACGTTAGTAGACCGCGCAGATATATATTGGCAAGAACCAAATGGACAGTTAACGAAAGTGAAAACGGTATTGCCGAACGAAAGATATCCAGTGTACTCAAAGCGAAAAGATGGAATATATTATATAGGAA from Bacillus cereus G9842 includes the following:
- a CDS encoding patatin-like phospholipase family protein; translation: MLENTGLVLEGGGMRGVYTGGILEYFMEQDLYFPYVIGVSAGACHAASYLSRQRNRNKTVNIDYASHPQYLSYKNLWRKRQLFDMEFIFHEIPEKHVPFDFETYFNSPERFLVGTTDCETGQSVYFEKEGTNDDALNLLQASSSLPFIAPVVNYRGKQLLDGGISDPIPVRKAQEDGFKKLVVILTRNHGYAKKKSKFGWIAAKAYKKYPNLVNTMLNRYEVYNETLHYIEKEEQAGNLFVIRPEVPLQVDRMEKDTAKLQNLYEQGYEDAKRQFADLQSFLQK
- a CDS encoding NCS2 family permease, with protein sequence MFNLSKHKTSIKTEIMAGIITFLTMAYIIVVNPVILGDAGVPFEQAFTATIIAAVVGTLFMAIFTNLPIAIAPGMGLNAYFSYSVVKAHEGMTFAIAFSAVFVAGMILILLSFTSFRTKLMEAIPENLKHAITAGIGLFIAFIGLRLTGIVTKNDANLVGLGDLHSAPVLLALAGLGITIILMSLNVNGALFIGMLLTGIIAFFTGQLTFSNGVTSMPGLPEGIIVSNPITAVSDVINYGLYGVVFSFFLVTLFDTTGTLLGVAQQGGFMKDGKLPKAERALLSDSFSATIGSMFGTTPSTAYIESSAGVAAGGRTGLTTVTVAVLFALAAFFGPLVSAVSGVSAITAPSLIIVGSLMMGSVRHIDWDAFDEAFPAFLVILSMPLTSSIATGIALGFISYPLMKVAKGKFRAVHPLVYVFGILFAYQLIFLPH
- a CDS encoding SDR family oxidoreductase → MPQQKNFVTMPAQHQNKQPGIESLMNPLPQFEDSNYKGSEKLKGKNVLITGGDSGIGRAVSIAFAKEGANIAIAYLDEEEDANETKQRVEKEGVKCVLLPGDLSDEQHCKDVVQETVQQLGSLQVLVNNVAQQYPQQGLEYITAEQLEKTFRINIFSYFHVTKAVLSHLKQGDVIINTASIVAYEGNETLIDYSATKGAIVAFTRSLSQSLVQKGIRVNGVAPGPIWTPLIPSSFDEKKVSQFGSNVPMQRPGQPYELAPAYVYLASGDSSYVTGQMIHVNGGVIVNG
- a CDS encoding L,D-transpeptidase gives rise to the protein MKRVCFVLLLFFFLPVSAFADTDHLILVNLTTNQLSFFENGNYTKTFPVTTGRDRTPTPEGNFCIITKFKNKEYHRKKIAGGAPNNPLGTRWLGLDKNEYAIHGTNREWTIGSRESNGCIRMHDRDIQWLYDRVQLQTKVIISRFHTSPEYEANKLGYRVVSWNGRKIEEEQIGVLTLVDRADIYWQEPNGQLTKVKTVLPNERYPVYSKRKDGIYYIGNNSYIIDETGEKIRYEQIPSSILSNIYKRKYNVP